A genomic window from Nocardioides sp. BP30 includes:
- a CDS encoding beta strand repeat-containing protein yields MAESQRPTESAPGVAVAPVVRTGAGVPLAVEVTVANTAASARQLTVMALGVDSAWLPAPVTTPLLAPGATYVVQLTLIPAAGTLPAQYPLAISVQALGPGGAASSAPLGIADTVLVVNPRAQLTLEMDPPALTAWRSRRFAVVLRNSGGALARVRLTPQTTGSVRLSLQQEDVEVAPGAVVRVRGRATARHPQLMGMRMRHVLRIGATGTEAARYAEGELTQRPLVPPFWLKFIAVVGILAIWIAAGITFLPKLTDHFGSKSDVVSTQADPASGGSGSGGSGSGGSGSGGSGGSGSGGSGGSGGSGSGGSGSGGSATQATGGTTASAGSGVQLNGTIKAENPSGVHVSLRPTSLVDEDAELGGTKSVGVPVSLTASVGKVSSETITLSKATKIPQQRGTVTGTDGVWSFPKVSSPGYYLLVFSKPGYQSRSYVVDASSATAQKPLDVELEPGEGKLSGVVTGPDGKAVGGAAISISDGTSTITASSNTKGHVGAWSVNGLSTPGSYIVSASADGDSTEARDVTLAAGGTATANLRLRNGVATLSGKVSATGSDGVIKGVGGATVTVTDGAGTVRTATTVTQDQLAGTYHVPALPAPGDYTVTLTGPDLQTQTSRLHLKGGQGSATLDATLPSASGIVQGIVTDSAGGALTSAGLVLSNADHTYKTTSTSGTTTDQAGSFQITGVTPGTYTLTTQLFAYQGSTLTVGVTAGGVTSVSPSLTKQAGGVLPTTGVILGSAVDAATGKSIGTCPAAAAPGTATTSTSTTTSSSGDTSTVTTSTDPALCLTATVTEDAAADQGSGTSTYTVPFGADEQYRLPGKAADGTTLGLRPGLYTVRISAPGYEFTSVTVQVPMGTTVTAPVAQLLRAPTVQGTVGTSATTNPKGETCVFAVPDGSSLTQTCAAAIGNTCKATPVGYSGSAALGTVCAYVDGTGSYSLQLPKHGVYTVYVVPKDPEFLTTSATFSMDAGTTQVYDPHLDRLGHLDVTVLKPGTNGDLVAASSGTQITITPLNADGSPDSADAVTAIVDDTGQAHRTKLAAGSYEVEATDAVDHQYTNSLPTSVSLNHDTSLTLPLTNPVGSVVGKVSAAYDGSSQPVKNAKVSISAPVSYNGTTAVRGVAEPVTGGDGCFGIQSGATVPTSPCGGTTWASGALVDKSFVSTSANITITAPGYQSQTLSNQALLTGGSSNTFTLVPNPVRFAATMTVLPTSANPWNSVSFQVSATGASTSGISVSASAGGTAGTGVLAWTDTTLNSGGVSTPGLIRPGTYTITATAPGYQTATGTLKCVVDDGTDSATNCSWATPLQLKQNAALTIGAVQADGTAIAGATYTLRDSVAGTSSTVTPASTTASFSGLSPDPDGGRYTVTIKAAGYHFGTAGTASGLPLTCSSDAAVPATLLLPAGAASSCKATLTAAPTIAGTAMGFTTADTTPTGDKISLTGATVHAVHCTGTGSDQKVACQSTDADLTGTVSSAGAYTITGSATAELATGLYKVSVAVPGWTGNGGVAYVTVSGDTETDADLTLTQIPVTVTVTLPDQVGDNIADATLVLTNSAGDALPTPTVSAGGTYTFTNVLPGTYTYDVTGESILHGFGTLPSVVLNTNAASASQAFKIPVTLGASSLGGTVVDRNGAKIANAAVVLCPSDATAVCTPGNGTDKKPLSATADGNGAYALRNVPNGTYTVWASAYGFTTASASSTYSVDYRNVAYTIPITLPVITQAVSLTLKPSAGASDSLTGTSVTLTGAGRNAGQTLTPTSATGGTASFDQVPFGCWTASWTLPSYHFGTIATPTTTGGDSTLGCTTGTVSVSGAATNTPASATYNLTETGTAVSARLGSYWTGTSHPSTALVTLTQSGTSKTTFDLTLGSGSTTVWVPSGSWSVSAAGDDVDSGWWPAVSKAVTGSSLSLTLTQARKPVDLSVTNGTTHTTITITDGAGLTLDTDVSLDSDGTASFSLPPGTWTIAASRSGYDDDSTTVTFDDDSDPSTTASVDLTLTKTAPPPSTSPSASADPSSAPSTDPSAGTSNASDPSDTTTP; encoded by the coding sequence TTGGCTGAGTCGCAGCGTCCCACCGAGTCGGCCCCCGGCGTCGCCGTCGCACCTGTGGTGCGCACCGGTGCCGGGGTGCCGCTGGCGGTCGAGGTGACGGTCGCCAACACCGCCGCCTCCGCACGCCAGCTGACGGTGATGGCGCTCGGCGTCGACTCCGCCTGGCTGCCCGCTCCGGTGACGACGCCGCTGCTCGCACCGGGAGCGACGTACGTCGTCCAGCTGACCCTGATCCCCGCGGCCGGGACCCTGCCGGCGCAGTACCCCCTCGCGATCAGCGTGCAGGCACTCGGCCCCGGCGGGGCGGCGAGCTCCGCTCCGCTCGGGATCGCCGACACCGTCCTGGTGGTCAACCCGCGTGCCCAGCTCACCTTGGAGATGGACCCGCCGGCGCTGACCGCGTGGCGCTCGCGGCGGTTCGCGGTGGTGCTGCGCAACAGCGGCGGCGCCCTCGCACGGGTGCGGCTGACACCGCAGACGACGGGCTCGGTCCGGCTGAGCCTGCAGCAGGAGGACGTCGAGGTCGCACCCGGCGCGGTGGTCCGCGTCCGCGGGCGGGCGACGGCACGGCACCCGCAGCTGATGGGCATGCGGATGCGCCACGTCCTGCGGATCGGCGCCACCGGCACGGAGGCGGCCCGGTACGCCGAGGGCGAGCTGACCCAGCGTCCGCTGGTGCCGCCGTTCTGGCTGAAGTTCATCGCCGTGGTCGGCATCCTGGCGATCTGGATCGCCGCCGGCATCACCTTCCTGCCCAAGCTCACCGACCACTTCGGCTCGAAGTCCGACGTGGTGAGCACCCAGGCCGACCCCGCCTCCGGTGGCTCGGGCTCGGGCGGCTCGGGCTCGGGTGGCTCCGGCTCGGGCGGCTCCGGCGGCTCGGGTTCCGGCGGCTCGGGCGGCTCGGGCGGCTCGGGCTCGGGCGGCTCGGGCTCGGGCGGATCCGCCACCCAGGCCACCGGCGGCACGACTGCCTCCGCCGGCTCCGGCGTCCAGCTCAACGGCACCATCAAGGCCGAGAACCCCTCCGGCGTGCACGTCTCGCTGCGCCCGACCTCGCTCGTCGACGAGGACGCCGAGCTCGGCGGCACCAAGTCCGTCGGCGTACCGGTGTCCCTGACGGCGTCGGTCGGCAAGGTCTCCTCCGAGACGATCACGCTCAGCAAGGCCACCAAGATCCCGCAGCAGCGTGGGACGGTGACCGGCACCGACGGCGTCTGGTCCTTCCCCAAGGTCAGCTCGCCGGGCTACTACCTGCTCGTCTTCAGCAAGCCGGGCTACCAGAGCCGCAGCTACGTCGTGGACGCGTCCTCGGCCACCGCCCAGAAGCCCCTCGACGTCGAGCTCGAGCCCGGGGAGGGCAAGCTGTCGGGGGTCGTCACGGGCCCGGACGGCAAGGCGGTCGGCGGCGCTGCGATCAGCATCAGCGACGGCACCAGCACGATCACCGCGAGCAGCAACACCAAGGGCCACGTCGGCGCCTGGTCGGTCAACGGTCTCTCCACCCCCGGTAGCTACATCGTCTCGGCCTCGGCCGACGGCGACAGCACCGAGGCCCGCGACGTCACCCTGGCGGCCGGCGGCACCGCCACCGCGAACCTGCGCCTGCGCAACGGCGTCGCCACCCTGAGTGGCAAGGTCTCCGCGACCGGCTCCGACGGTGTGATCAAGGGCGTGGGCGGCGCCACCGTCACCGTGACGGACGGCGCCGGCACCGTGCGCACGGCCACCACCGTGACCCAGGACCAGCTCGCCGGGACCTACCACGTGCCGGCGCTCCCGGCACCGGGCGACTACACCGTCACCCTGACCGGTCCGGACCTGCAGACCCAGACCAGCCGGCTGCATCTGAAGGGCGGTCAGGGCTCGGCCACGCTCGACGCCACGCTGCCCTCGGCGAGCGGCATCGTGCAGGGCATCGTCACCGACAGCGCCGGCGGCGCGCTGACCAGCGCCGGCCTGGTCCTCTCCAACGCCGACCACACCTACAAGACGACCAGCACCAGCGGCACGACGACCGACCAGGCCGGGTCGTTCCAGATCACCGGCGTCACGCCGGGCACCTACACCCTGACCACCCAGCTGTTCGCCTACCAGGGCAGCACGCTGACGGTGGGCGTCACCGCCGGCGGCGTCACCTCGGTCTCGCCGTCGCTGACCAAGCAGGCCGGCGGCGTCCTGCCGACGACCGGTGTCATCCTCGGCTCGGCCGTCGACGCCGCGACCGGCAAGTCGATCGGCACGTGCCCCGCGGCGGCAGCGCCCGGCACCGCGACCACGAGCACCTCGACGACGACCTCGAGCAGCGGCGACACCAGCACCGTCACCACCTCGACCGACCCGGCCCTGTGCCTGACGGCCACCGTCACCGAGGATGCGGCGGCCGACCAGGGCAGCGGCACCTCCACCTACACCGTGCCGTTCGGCGCCGACGAGCAGTACCGGCTGCCCGGCAAGGCCGCCGACGGCACCACGCTGGGCCTGCGGCCGGGCCTCTACACCGTCCGGATCAGTGCGCCGGGCTATGAGTTCACCTCCGTCACCGTCCAGGTGCCGATGGGCACGACGGTGACCGCGCCGGTCGCCCAGCTGCTGCGCGCCCCGACCGTGCAGGGCACCGTCGGCACCAGCGCGACGACGAACCCGAAGGGCGAGACGTGCGTCTTCGCCGTACCCGACGGGTCCTCCCTCACCCAGACGTGTGCGGCAGCGATCGGCAACACCTGCAAGGCCACGCCCGTGGGCTACAGCGGCTCGGCGGCGCTCGGCACCGTCTGCGCGTACGTCGACGGCACCGGCTCCTACAGCCTGCAGCTGCCCAAGCACGGCGTCTACACCGTGTACGTCGTCCCGAAGGACCCGGAGTTCCTGACCACCTCGGCGACCTTCTCGATGGACGCCGGGACGACGCAGGTCTACGACCCGCACCTCGACCGGCTCGGCCACCTCGACGTGACGGTGCTCAAGCCGGGCACGAACGGCGACCTGGTCGCGGCCAGCAGCGGTACCCAGATCACCATCACCCCGCTCAACGCCGACGGCAGCCCCGACAGCGCCGACGCGGTGACGGCGATCGTCGACGACACCGGTCAGGCCCACCGGACCAAGCTCGCCGCCGGCTCCTACGAGGTCGAGGCGACCGACGCGGTCGATCATCAGTACACGAACTCGCTGCCGACCTCCGTCTCGCTCAACCACGACACCTCGCTGACCCTGCCGCTGACCAACCCGGTCGGCTCGGTGGTCGGGAAGGTGAGCGCGGCGTACGACGGCTCCTCGCAGCCGGTCAAGAACGCGAAGGTCTCGATCAGCGCACCGGTCAGCTACAACGGCACCACGGCGGTGCGCGGTGTAGCCGAGCCGGTGACGGGCGGCGACGGCTGCTTCGGCATCCAGTCCGGGGCGACAGTGCCGACCTCGCCGTGCGGGGGGACGACCTGGGCCTCGGGAGCGCTCGTCGACAAGTCGTTCGTCTCCACCTCGGCCAACATCACCATCACCGCGCCCGGCTACCAGAGCCAGACGCTGTCCAACCAGGCCCTGCTCACCGGAGGCTCCAGCAACACCTTCACGCTGGTACCGAACCCGGTCCGGTTCGCCGCCACCATGACGGTGCTGCCGACCTCGGCCAACCCGTGGAACTCGGTGTCCTTCCAGGTCAGTGCCACCGGTGCCAGCACGAGCGGCATCAGCGTCTCGGCCAGCGCCGGCGGCACCGCGGGCACCGGCGTGCTGGCCTGGACCGACACCACGCTGAACTCCGGCGGCGTCTCGACCCCCGGCCTCATCCGGCCCGGCACCTACACGATCACCGCGACGGCTCCCGGGTACCAGACAGCCACCGGCACGCTGAAGTGCGTCGTCGACGACGGCACCGACTCCGCGACGAACTGCAGCTGGGCCACCCCGCTGCAGCTCAAGCAGAACGCCGCCCTGACCATCGGCGCGGTGCAGGCCGACGGCACAGCGATCGCGGGGGCGACGTACACGCTCAGGGACAGCGTCGCCGGGACCTCCAGCACGGTGACTCCCGCCAGCACCACCGCGAGCTTCTCCGGGCTCTCCCCCGACCCCGACGGAGGCCGCTACACGGTGACCATCAAGGCCGCCGGGTACCACTTCGGCACCGCCGGCACGGCCTCCGGCCTGCCCCTGACGTGCTCGAGCGACGCGGCAGTGCCCGCCACGCTGCTCCTGCCCGCCGGGGCGGCGTCGTCCTGCAAGGCGACGCTCACCGCGGCGCCGACCATCGCCGGCACCGCCATGGGCTTCACCACCGCCGACACCACCCCGACAGGTGACAAGATCTCGCTGACCGGTGCGACGGTGCATGCCGTGCACTGCACCGGCACCGGCAGCGACCAGAAGGTCGCCTGCCAGAGCACCGACGCGGACCTGACCGGCACCGTGAGCTCCGCCGGGGCGTACACGATCACGGGCTCGGCCACCGCCGAGCTGGCCACCGGCCTGTACAAGGTCAGCGTCGCGGTGCCCGGCTGGACCGGCAACGGCGGCGTCGCCTACGTCACCGTCAGCGGCGACACCGAGACCGACGCCGATCTCACGCTCACCCAGATCCCCGTCACCGTCACCGTCACCCTGCCCGACCAGGTGGGCGACAACATCGCCGACGCGACGCTGGTGCTGACCAACAGCGCAGGCGACGCGCTGCCGACCCCGACGGTCTCGGCGGGCGGCACCTACACCTTCACGAACGTGCTGCCGGGGACCTACACCTACGACGTGACCGGCGAGTCCATCCTGCACGGGTTCGGCACGCTGCCGTCGGTGGTGCTCAACACCAACGCGGCGTCCGCCAGCCAGGCCTTCAAGATCCCCGTCACCCTCGGCGCGAGCTCGCTGGGCGGCACCGTGGTGGACCGCAACGGCGCCAAGATCGCCAACGCCGCCGTCGTGCTCTGCCCGAGCGATGCCACCGCTGTCTGCACGCCCGGCAACGGGACCGACAAGAAGCCGCTGAGCGCGACCGCGGACGGCAACGGCGCCTACGCCCTCCGGAACGTCCCCAACGGGACCTACACCGTCTGGGCGTCGGCGTACGGCTTCACCACCGCCAGCGCGTCCTCGACCTACTCGGTGGACTACCGCAACGTCGCCTACACGATCCCGATCACCCTGCCCGTGATCACCCAGGCGGTCTCGCTGACCCTGAAGCCGAGCGCCGGCGCGAGCGACAGCCTCACCGGGACCAGCGTCACCCTCACCGGCGCGGGCCGCAACGCCGGCCAGACCCTCACACCCACCTCCGCGACCGGAGGGACCGCCTCGTTCGACCAGGTGCCGTTCGGCTGCTGGACGGCGAGCTGGACGTTGCCGTCGTACCACTTCGGCACGATCGCCACCCCGACCACCACCGGCGGCGACAGCACGCTGGGGTGCACGACCGGCACCGTCTCGGTCTCGGGGGCGGCGACGAACACGCCCGCCTCCGCGACCTACAACCTGACCGAGACCGGCACGGCCGTGAGTGCGAGGCTGGGCAGCTACTGGACCGGCACCTCGCACCCGTCGACGGCCCTGGTCACCCTGACCCAGAGCGGTACGTCGAAGACGACCTTCGACCTCACCCTCGGCAGCGGCTCCACCACGGTGTGGGTGCCGAGCGGGTCCTGGTCGGTCAGCGCCGCGGGCGACGACGTCGACAGCGGCTGGTGGCCCGCGGTCTCGAAGGCCGTCACCGGCAGCAGCCTCAGCCTCACGCTGACCCAGGCGCGCAAGCCGGTCGACCTCTCGGTCACCAATGGCACGACGCACACCACCATCACGATCACCGACGGCGCCGGCCTGACGCTGGACACCGATGTCTCGCTCGACAGCGACGGCACGGCCTCCTTCAGCCTGCCGCCGGGCACCTGGACGATCGCGGCATCGCGCAGCGGCTACGACGACGACAGCACGACCGTCACCTTCGACGACGACAGCGACCCGTCGACCACCGCCTCGGTCGACCTGACGCTGACCAAGACCGCTCCCCCGCCCTCGACCTCGCCCAGCGCCTCCGCGGATCCCTCCTCCGCCCCCTCCACCGACCCGTCCGCAGGAACCTCGAACGCCTCTGACCCGAGCGACACCACCACCCCCTGA
- a CDS encoding HNH endonuclease signature motif containing protein produces the protein MHQIQAALATIAAALDDATDADPVFLATADKADVLARLEQITARVAELRLRVIASAQDVAEEVSARDVAAWLVAQHRVESPAAYATLRLARELEGRPVVRAGLARGAFSLEHARVILRGLDDLPDDLPAEVLARAEVTLCDLASEHRPKDLRRLASHLLEVVAPEVAEAAEAAAIRRLEETANAKACLSITDQGDGTTRIHGIVPETVGHRLRTYLQAYTQPRIAALESDGRVQPRSRLLAHAFAQLLENTDPTRLPAHGGDATTVIVTMTLDQLRAGLGVAWLDDGTPISTGETRRLACTAGIIPAVLGGNSEPLDLGRTRRLFTPSQRKALALRDKHCRTEGCTVPTAWCDAHHDQPWSTGGHTDLNHGSLLCGHHHRRAHDPTYQTTRLPDGRYRFHHRTRDVLRR, from the coding sequence ATGCATCAGATCCAGGCGGCACTCGCCACGATCGCTGCTGCCCTCGATGACGCCACGGACGCGGACCCGGTCTTCCTCGCGACGGCGGACAAGGCAGACGTGCTCGCACGACTGGAGCAGATCACCGCACGTGTGGCCGAGCTACGACTCCGCGTGATCGCCTCCGCACAGGACGTGGCCGAGGAGGTCAGTGCCCGCGATGTCGCAGCCTGGCTGGTTGCCCAGCACCGGGTCGAGAGTCCCGCCGCGTACGCCACCCTTCGGTTGGCCCGGGAGTTGGAGGGTCGGCCGGTGGTCCGGGCCGGGCTCGCGCGCGGTGCGTTCAGTCTCGAGCACGCCCGCGTGATCCTCCGTGGGCTCGACGACCTGCCCGACGACCTACCCGCCGAGGTGTTGGCGCGGGCGGAGGTCACGCTGTGCGACCTCGCGAGTGAGCACCGGCCCAAGGACCTGCGCCGCCTCGCCAGCCACCTGTTGGAGGTCGTCGCACCCGAGGTCGCCGAAGCCGCCGAGGCCGCAGCCATCCGTCGGCTCGAGGAGACCGCGAACGCGAAAGCGTGCCTCTCGATCACCGACCAAGGCGACGGGACGACCCGCATCCACGGCATCGTCCCCGAAACGGTCGGTCACCGGTTGCGGACCTACCTGCAGGCCTACACCCAACCCCGCATCGCCGCCCTGGAATCCGACGGCAGGGTCCAGCCCCGCAGCCGGCTCCTCGCCCACGCCTTCGCCCAACTCCTGGAGAACACCGACCCCACCCGCCTCCCCGCCCACGGGGGTGATGCCACCACCGTCATCGTCACCATGACGCTGGACCAGCTGCGGGCCGGTCTCGGTGTCGCATGGCTCGACGACGGCACCCCCATCAGCACCGGGGAAACCCGACGCCTCGCGTGCACCGCGGGGATCATCCCCGCCGTCCTCGGCGGCAACTCCGAACCCCTCGATCTGGGCCGCACCCGACGACTCTTCACCCCATCCCAGCGCAAGGCACTTGCGCTACGGGACAAGCACTGCCGCACCGAAGGCTGCACCGTCCCCACCGCCTGGTGCGACGCCCACCACGACCAACCCTGGTCAACCGGCGGCCACACCGACCTGAATCACGGCTCCCTCCTCTGCGGCCACCACCACAGACGCGCCCACGACCCCACCTACCAAACCACCCGACTACCCGACGGCCGCTACCGCTTCCATCACCGAACCCGAGACGTCCTGCGCCGGTGA
- a CDS encoding DUF4255 domain-containing protein — MFISEVDQGLERLLREGLPFPEHVGDISFETPNDSWAATLSRLTVNLFLYQVERSSQPGRAPVVRSSEGGPAYQRRPQPMIDLGYLVSAWAGSPRDEHQLLSSVVSLLAGTPTLPERVAPEGLNSTVSLSLGGQLGPRDIWQGLGGKLRPCLLITATVATDTWDWELQAPAVEQISVLSNPSPIPPPRG, encoded by the coding sequence ATGTTCATCAGTGAGGTCGACCAGGGTCTCGAGCGACTCCTGCGGGAGGGGCTGCCCTTCCCGGAGCACGTGGGCGACATCAGCTTCGAGACGCCCAACGACTCGTGGGCCGCGACCCTCTCGCGCTTGACCGTCAACCTCTTCCTGTACCAGGTCGAGCGCAGCAGCCAGCCCGGCCGTGCTCCGGTGGTCCGCAGCAGCGAGGGCGGCCCCGCCTACCAGCGACGCCCGCAGCCGATGATCGACCTCGGATACCTGGTCAGCGCCTGGGCCGGCAGCCCTCGCGACGAGCACCAGCTGCTGAGCAGCGTGGTCAGCCTCCTGGCGGGTACGCCGACGCTGCCCGAGCGCGTGGCACCCGAGGGGCTGAACTCCACCGTGAGTCTCTCCCTCGGAGGGCAGCTCGGCCCGCGCGACATCTGGCAGGGCCTCGGGGGCAAGCTGCGGCCCTGCCTGCTCATCACCGCGACCGTGGCCACCGACACCTGGGACTGGGAGCTGCAGGCGCCCGCGGTCGAGCAGATCTCGGTGCTCAGCAACCCCTCGCCGATCCCGCCGCCGCGCGGCTGA
- a CDS encoding phosphatase PAP2 family protein, with product MGAAPVESLPSATTPSSQASLPRLAPAVWTMWGVVVAFGLVALFWSHHVDVPMRDPHGKMFAKKLLGAVWFFAILAVVDLVIRWWRAGRTRTAARDVVRRRLAPTRLALVASALLAYHLVYLFYRNLKNWVAFQTPHDDWMLRFDRDLFGGHSPAVLLHDLLGTDVAAHPLAFFYRIFTYVCTLAVVGCLAFLSDLRRAHVMVIAGMWTWILGTASYYLVPTLGPVFSAPQEFAGLTHTSVTTMVLGNIRDRQLFLAHPDDPRAFVGISAFASLHVGFTTTVLLVMIYLRKRLLAWLVGLYLIPVVIATIYFGWHFTLDLVGGVAIAVLSVWIAHLTVYRRLGRSRVHQ from the coding sequence GTGGGTGCCGCACCAGTCGAGAGTCTGCCGTCGGCGACGACCCCCTCCTCGCAGGCCTCGCTGCCCCGGCTCGCACCGGCGGTGTGGACGATGTGGGGCGTGGTCGTCGCCTTCGGCCTCGTCGCCCTCTTCTGGTCCCACCACGTCGACGTCCCGATGCGCGATCCGCACGGCAAGATGTTCGCCAAGAAGCTGCTCGGCGCCGTCTGGTTCTTCGCGATCCTGGCGGTGGTCGACCTCGTCATCCGGTGGTGGCGCGCCGGACGCACCCGCACAGCGGCGCGCGACGTCGTACGCCGCCGGCTCGCGCCGACCCGGCTGGCACTGGTGGCCTCCGCCCTGCTGGCCTACCACCTGGTCTACCTCTTCTACCGCAACCTGAAGAACTGGGTCGCCTTCCAGACGCCGCACGACGACTGGATGCTGCGCTTCGACCGCGACCTCTTCGGCGGCCACAGCCCGGCCGTGCTGTTGCACGACCTCCTCGGCACCGACGTCGCCGCCCATCCGCTCGCCTTCTTCTACAGGATCTTCACCTACGTCTGCACCCTGGCCGTCGTCGGCTGCCTGGCGTTCCTCAGCGACCTGCGCCGCGCCCACGTCATGGTGATCGCGGGCATGTGGACCTGGATCCTCGGCACCGCCTCCTACTACCTGGTGCCGACGCTGGGGCCGGTGTTCTCCGCCCCGCAGGAGTTCGCCGGGCTGACCCACACCTCCGTGACCACGATGGTGCTCGGCAACATCAGGGACCGCCAGCTCTTCCTCGCCCACCCTGACGACCCCCGGGCGTTCGTCGGCATCTCCGCGTTCGCCAGCCTGCACGTCGGCTTCACCACGACCGTGCTCCTGGTGATGATCTACCTACGCAAGCGGCTGCTCGCCTGGCTTGTCGGCCTCTACCTCATCCCCGTGGTCATCGCGACGATCTACTTCGGCTGGCACTTCACCCTGGACCTCGTCGGTGGCGTCGCCATCGCCGTGCTCTCGGTCTGGATCGCTCACCTGACCGTCTATCGACGCCTCGGGCGGAGCCGGGTGCACCAGTGA